A region from the Pseudomonas sp. KU26590 genome encodes:
- a CDS encoding pilus assembly PilX family protein gives MNAQRGAVLIVSLVFLLLLTLLATSSMQNATLQEKVAGTLKLRDASFQSAETALRIAEAKIVAPGFSLPACLSPAKCLPPPEALTLSSSGTGGASGVDWVATRGGYYGIQHVGQTDQPASGADGQLWTLYRVTAIGIAGNSRTVLESVHTQERRLMWRQRQ, from the coding sequence ATGAATGCGCAACGTGGTGCGGTGTTGATCGTCAGCCTGGTGTTCCTGTTGCTGCTGACCCTATTGGCGACATCGTCGATGCAGAACGCCACGCTCCAGGAAAAAGTGGCCGGCACCCTCAAGCTGCGCGATGCATCTTTTCAGTCCGCCGAGACAGCGCTGCGCATTGCTGAAGCGAAAATCGTGGCGCCGGGTTTTTCGTTGCCGGCTTGTTTGTCGCCAGCGAAATGTTTGCCACCGCCTGAAGCGCTGACCCTTTCCAGCAGCGGAACGGGCGGGGCCTCGGGTGTGGATTGGGTCGCGACGCGAGGCGGTTATTACGGCATTCAGCATGTCGGCCAAACCGATCAACCCGCCAGTGGCGCAGACGGTCAACTCTGGACCTTGTACCGCGTGACGGCCATTGGCATCGCGGGCAACTCACGCACCGTGCTCGAAAGCGTTCATACGCAGGAGCGTCGCTTGATGTGGCGGCAGCGGCAATGA
- a CDS encoding pilus assembly protein PilW, with the protein MNASVKGFGLVEVLLALVLGLVMSLALAQIFISSKSSYASQTSSASLQEDARFVLSKMVQEVRLVGMFGCLGKVEDATAGNGFSKAFEEPIAWDARSETLILATAGTGEGGGWSTWVIHTDCVSSATAYTNGRAPRLAPNETAMPVHRQVYRFNKARNELSLNGQPLVSNVRAFSVLFGVASSTRERSIARYAATADPSLIRSVRLTLTLFDPADRVQEQTIDVVAALRNRLG; encoded by the coding sequence ATGAACGCATCGGTGAAAGGCTTTGGCCTCGTCGAGGTTTTGTTGGCGCTGGTGCTGGGATTGGTGATGTCGCTGGCCTTGGCGCAGATATTCATCAGCTCAAAGAGCAGCTATGCCAGTCAGACATCGTCCGCCAGCCTGCAGGAAGACGCGCGATTCGTCCTCAGCAAAATGGTCCAGGAAGTGCGGCTGGTAGGTATGTTCGGCTGCTTGGGGAAGGTCGAGGACGCCACTGCCGGCAATGGCTTCTCCAAGGCGTTTGAAGAGCCAATCGCTTGGGACGCCCGTTCCGAGACACTGATCCTTGCGACGGCCGGAACCGGGGAGGGCGGAGGCTGGTCGACCTGGGTCATTCACACTGACTGCGTGTCCTCCGCCACCGCGTACACCAACGGCCGGGCGCCCCGACTTGCCCCCAATGAGACTGCGATGCCAGTGCACCGACAGGTCTATCGCTTTAATAAGGCGCGCAACGAACTGTCGCTGAACGGCCAGCCCCTCGTCAGCAACGTGCGCGCGTTCAGCGTGCTGTTCGGCGTCGCCAGCTCGACCCGCGAGCGCTCCATCGCGCGGTACGCCGCGACCGCCGATCCCTCGTTGATCCGCAGCGTGCGATTGACCCTGACCCTGTTCGACCCCGCAGACCGCGTGCAGGAACAGACCATTGATGTTGTCGCCGCCCTCCGTAATCGGCTGGGATGA
- the pilV gene encoding type IV pilus modification protein PilV, which translates to MTLIEVLVALLIFSVGILSVAMLQLNALKYTDSSMRSMHVSFIAHDLFERIRANPGSSYVLASLSQAPTSGSLAVPRQQDLYDFATQLKRAAGEDAEASIAVAGSSVTLTLTWDDSRASQEAAQKQTLTLTADVSAERGARP; encoded by the coding sequence ATGACATTGATCGAAGTGCTGGTCGCGTTGCTGATCTTCAGCGTCGGCATATTGAGCGTGGCGATGCTGCAGCTCAACGCCCTGAAATACACCGACAGCTCGATGCGCAGCATGCACGTCAGCTTCATCGCCCACGATCTTTTCGAGCGCATCCGCGCCAATCCGGGCAGCAGTTACGTGCTGGCTTCGCTGAGTCAGGCGCCGACATCCGGCAGTCTCGCCGTCCCTCGCCAGCAAGACCTGTACGACTTCGCCACGCAGTTGAAACGCGCAGCCGGTGAGGACGCCGAGGCATCGATTGCGGTAGCGGGATCGAGCGTGACCCTCACATTGACGTGGGACGATTCCCGTGCCAGCCAGGAGGCCGCGCAGAAGCAAACGCTCACGCTGACCGCCGATGTCTCTGCCGAGCGGGGCGCACGGCCATGA
- a CDS encoding GspH/FimT family pseudopilin encodes MKQHGLTLIELLAGLVIVGIVATLAIPAFGQLIDSQRRQDTAQQLASGLRMARTEAILRSQPVVMQALENNWSRGWNVFVDSNRNQFRDEGELSLAEFASHRNVRVVGNSKVAARIGFDNTGRLLNNANGTLAVCLKDSPASHYQLAIAVTGRVTLRSEGFSGEPCA; translated from the coding sequence GTGAAACAGCACGGATTGACGCTGATAGAACTACTGGCAGGGTTGGTGATTGTCGGCATCGTCGCCACGCTGGCGATCCCTGCCTTCGGGCAACTGATCGATTCTCAACGCCGTCAGGACACGGCTCAGCAACTCGCCAGCGGGCTGCGAATGGCCCGGACCGAGGCGATTTTGCGCAGTCAGCCGGTGGTGATGCAGGCGCTGGAAAATAACTGGAGCCGAGGCTGGAACGTGTTCGTGGACAGCAACCGCAACCAGTTCAGGGACGAGGGCGAGCTATCACTGGCCGAGTTCGCCAGCCACCGAAATGTCAGGGTCGTCGGCAACAGCAAGGTAGCTGCGCGCATAGGTTTCGATAACACGGGGCGGCTGCTGAACAACGCCAACGGGACACTGGCGGTCTGCCTCAAAGACTCACCCGCCAGCCACTACCAGTTGGCGATTGCGGTGACCGGCAGGGTCACGCTGCGATCCGAAGGATTCAGCGGCGAGCCCTGCGCATGA
- the ispH gene encoding 4-hydroxy-3-methylbut-2-enyl diphosphate reductase: protein MQIKLANPRGFCAGVDRAIEIVNRALEVFGPPIYVRHEVVHNKFVVEDLRSRGAIFVEELEQVPDDVIVIFSAHGVSQAVRTEAAGRGLKVFDATCPLVTKVHIEVARYSRDGRECILIGHAGHPEVEGTMGQYDASNGGAIYLVEDETDVANLQVSNPENLAFVTQTTLSMDDTSRVIDALRTRFPAIGGPRKDDICYATQNRQDAVKVLADECDVVLVVGSPNSSNSNRLRELAERMSTPAYLIDGAEDMQRSWFNGVGRIGITAGASAPEVLVRGVIQQLHAWGATGEDELAGREENITFSMPKELRVKSLL, encoded by the coding sequence ATGCAAATCAAACTCGCCAACCCACGTGGCTTCTGCGCCGGGGTGGACCGTGCGATCGAAATCGTCAATCGCGCGCTGGAAGTGTTTGGCCCGCCGATCTACGTGCGCCATGAAGTGGTTCACAACAAATTCGTCGTCGAAGACCTGCGCAGCCGTGGCGCGATCTTCGTCGAAGAGCTGGAGCAGGTGCCGGACGACGTCATCGTGATCTTCAGTGCCCACGGCGTATCGCAGGCGGTGCGCACCGAGGCGGCAGGTCGCGGTTTGAAGGTGTTCGACGCCACGTGTCCGCTGGTGACCAAAGTGCATATCGAAGTGGCGCGCTACAGCCGTGACGGTCGCGAGTGCATCCTGATCGGTCACGCCGGTCACCCTGAAGTCGAGGGCACCATGGGTCAGTACGACGCCAGCAACGGTGGCGCGATCTATCTGGTCGAAGACGAAACAGACGTCGCCAATCTCCAGGTAAGCAATCCCGAGAACCTGGCTTTCGTGACCCAGACGACGCTGTCGATGGACGACACCAGCCGTGTGATCGACGCCCTGCGCACACGATTCCCGGCCATTGGTGGCCCGCGCAAGGACGACATCTGTTACGCCACGCAAAACCGGCAGGATGCGGTCAAGGTCTTGGCTGACGAGTGTGACGTGGTGCTGGTGGTCGGCAGCCCAAACAGCTCCAACTCCAATCGCCTGCGTGAACTGGCTGAACGCATGTCGACCCCGGCCTATCTGATCGACGGCGCCGAAGACATGCAGCGCAGCTGGTTCAACGGCGTTGGACGCATCGGCATCACCGCCGGCGCCTCGGCGCCTGAGGTCCTGGTACGTGGCGTGATTCAGCAGCTGCACGCCTGGGGTGCTACCGGCGAAGACGAGCTGGCCGGGCGCGAAGAAAACATCACCTTCTCGATGCCAAAGGAATTGCGCGTCAAGTCGCTGCTGTAA
- the fkpB gene encoding FKBP-type peptidyl-prolyl cis-trans isomerase encodes MAEQATQETRIGQNTEVTLHFALHLENGDTVDSTFDKAPATFKVGDGSLLPGFEALIFGFKAGDKRTLQVPPENAFGQPNPQNLQIMPRSQFQNMELSEGLLVIFNDAANTELPGVVKAMDDDQVTVDFNHPLAGKTLTFEVEIFEVKAL; translated from the coding sequence ATGGCCGAACAGGCTACTCAGGAAACACGCATCGGTCAGAACACGGAAGTCACCCTGCATTTCGCCCTGCACCTGGAAAATGGCGACACCGTCGACAGTACGTTCGACAAGGCCCCGGCGACCTTCAAGGTCGGCGATGGCAGTCTGCTGCCGGGCTTTGAAGCACTGATCTTCGGCTTCAAGGCCGGGGACAAGCGCACGCTTCAGGTGCCGCCGGAAAACGCTTTCGGTCAGCCGAACCCGCAAAACCTGCAGATCATGCCGCGCTCGCAGTTCCAGAACATGGAGCTGTCCGAAGGGCTGCTGGTGATCTTCAACGATGCGGCGAATACCGAGCTGCCTGGCGTGGTGAAAGCGATGGACGATGATCAGGTCACCGTCGATTTCAACCATCCGCTGGCGGGCAAGACGTTGACCTTCGAAGTGGAAATTTTCGAGGTGAAGGCACTCTGA
- the lspA gene encoding signal peptidase II, which translates to MLNASAGRMGRLGWLWLSVLVVVIDQASKFYFENRLELYEQIVILPDYFSWMLAYNTGAAFSFLADSSGWQRWLFALIAVVVSAVLVVWLKRLGRDETWLAVALALILGGALGNLYDRIFIGHVIDFIFVHWKEHGFPAFNVADSAITVGAIMLALDMFKSKKTGEPVND; encoded by the coding sequence ATGCTTAATGCATCGGCTGGCCGTATGGGCCGACTGGGTTGGTTGTGGCTGAGCGTGCTGGTGGTGGTCATTGATCAGGCCAGCAAGTTCTACTTCGAAAACCGCCTGGAGTTGTACGAGCAGATCGTCATCCTTCCTGACTACTTCAGCTGGATGCTGGCCTACAACACCGGGGCTGCGTTCAGCTTCCTGGCCGACAGCTCCGGCTGGCAGCGCTGGTTGTTTGCGCTGATTGCGGTAGTGGTGAGTGCGGTTCTGGTGGTCTGGCTCAAGCGTCTCGGGCGCGACGAAACCTGGTTGGCGGTTGCGCTTGCCCTCATCCTGGGCGGGGCGCTGGGTAATCTGTACGACCGAATCTTCATCGGCCATGTCATAGACTTCATCTTCGTGCATTGGAAAGAACACGGCTTCCCGGCCTTCAATGTTGCGGACAGCGCCATTACCGTCGGCGCGATCATGCTGGCTCTGGACATGTTCAAGAGCAAGAAAACCGGAGAACCCGTCAATGACTGA
- the ileS gene encoding isoleucine--tRNA ligase gives MTDYKATLNLPDTAFPMKAGLPQREPQTLQRWDSIGLYQKLREIGKDRPKFVLHDGPPYANGNIHIGHAVNKILKDMITRSKTLSGFDAPYVPGWDCHGLPIEHKVEVTHGKNLPADKTRELCRAYAAEQIEGQKAEFIRLGVLGDWANPYRTMDFANEAGEIRALAEMVKNGFVFKGLKPVNWCFDCASALAEAEVEYQDKKSSTIDVAFPVADADKLAAAFGLPSLGKPAAIVIWTTTPWTIPANQALNVHPEFTYALVDTGERLLVLAEELVESCLKRWNLEGSVLATAEGSALELINFRHPFYDRLSPIYLADYVELGAGTGVVHCSPAYGVDDFVICKAYGLTNDDIISPVQSNGVYSPSLEFFGGQFIFKANQPIIDKLTEVGALLHTETITHSYMHCWRHKTPLIYRATAQWFVGMDKQPTSGDTLRNRAVKAIEETKFVPAWGQARLHSMIANRPDWCISRQRNWGVPIPFFLNKESGELHPRTVELMEEVAQRVEQEGIEAWFKMDAAELLGDEAPHYDKISDTLDVWFDSGTTHWHVLRGSHPMGHETGPRADLYLEGSDQHRGWFHSSLLTGCAIDNHAPYRELLTHGFTVDENGRKMSKSLGNVIAPQKVNDTLGADIMRLWVSATDYSGEMAVSDTILQRSADAYRRIRNTARFLLSNLTGFNPATDLLPAEDMLALDRWAVDRALLLQRELEEHYGEYRFWNVYSKVHNFCVQELGGFYLDIIKDRQYTTGANSKARRSCQTALFHISEALVRWIAPILAFTADELWQYLPGDRNESVMLNTWYTELSELPEGFELDRAYWERIMAVKVAVNKEMENLRAAKAIGGNLQAEVTLYAEDALVADLSKLSNELRFVLITSTASVAPFVSAPADAVVTEVAGLKLKVVKSDHAKCARCWHHREDVGVNPEHPEICGRCVDNISGAGEVRHYA, from the coding sequence ATGACCGACTACAAAGCCACGCTTAATCTTCCGGACACCGCCTTCCCTATGAAGGCCGGCCTGCCCCAGCGCGAGCCGCAAACTCTGCAGCGCTGGGACAGCATTGGCCTGTACCAGAAGCTGCGCGAAATTGGCAAGGATCGGCCCAAGTTCGTGCTGCACGACGGGCCTCCGTACGCCAACGGCAATATCCACATCGGTCATGCGGTCAACAAGATTCTCAAGGACATGATCACTCGCTCGAAGACCCTTTCGGGCTTTGACGCGCCTTATGTTCCCGGCTGGGATTGCCACGGTCTGCCGATCGAGCACAAGGTCGAAGTCACCCACGGTAAAAACCTGCCTGCGGACAAGACCCGCGAGCTGTGCCGTGCCTACGCGGCCGAGCAGATCGAAGGACAGAAAGCCGAATTCATTCGTCTGGGCGTGCTCGGCGATTGGGCCAACCCCTACCGCACCATGGACTTCGCCAACGAAGCCGGGGAAATCCGCGCGCTGGCTGAAATGGTCAAGAACGGCTTCGTCTTCAAGGGCTTGAAACCGGTCAACTGGTGCTTCGATTGCGCCTCGGCGCTGGCTGAAGCGGAAGTCGAGTACCAGGACAAGAAATCGTCCACCATCGACGTGGCCTTCCCGGTTGCCGATGCCGACAAGCTGGCTGCCGCCTTCGGTCTGCCAAGCCTGGGCAAACCTGCTGCCATTGTGATCTGGACCACCACCCCGTGGACCATCCCGGCGAACCAGGCGCTCAACGTTCACCCGGAATTCACCTACGCGCTGGTCGATACCGGCGAGCGCCTGCTGGTGCTGGCTGAAGAGCTGGTTGAGTCCTGCCTCAAGCGCTGGAACCTCGAAGGTTCGGTGCTGGCGACTGCCGAGGGTTCAGCGCTTGAGCTGATCAACTTCCGTCATCCGTTTTACGATCGTCTTTCGCCCATCTATCTGGCGGACTACGTCGAGCTGGGCGCGGGTACCGGCGTCGTTCACTGCTCGCCGGCCTATGGCGTCGACGACTTCGTGATCTGCAAGGCCTACGGCCTGACCAACGACGACATCATCAGCCCGGTGCAAAGCAACGGCGTGTACAGCCCGTCGCTGGAGTTCTTTGGCGGCCAGTTCATCTTCAAGGCCAACCAGCCCATCATCGACAAGCTGACCGAAGTCGGCGCGCTGCTGCACACCGAAACCATCACCCACAGCTACATGCACTGCTGGCGCCACAAGACGCCGCTGATCTACCGCGCCACCGCGCAGTGGTTCGTCGGCATGGACAAGCAGCCGACGTCGGGTGACACCCTGCGTAACCGCGCCGTGAAAGCCATCGAAGAAACCAAATTCGTCCCGGCATGGGGGCAGGCGCGCCTGCACTCGATGATCGCCAACCGCCCTGACTGGTGCATCTCCCGTCAGCGCAACTGGGGCGTGCCGATCCCGTTTTTCCTGAACAAGGAAAGCGGCGAGCTGCACCCGCGCACCGTCGAGCTGATGGAAGAAGTCGCTCAGCGCGTCGAGCAGGAAGGCATCGAAGCCTGGTTCAAGATGGACGCTGCCGAGCTTCTGGGTGACGAAGCGCCGCACTACGACAAGATCTCCGACACCCTGGACGTCTGGTTCGATTCCGGCACCACGCACTGGCATGTCCTGCGCGGCTCACATCCGATGGGCCACGAAACCGGTCCACGCGCTGACCTGTACCTGGAAGGCTCGGACCAGCATCGCGGCTGGTTCCATTCTTCGCTGCTGACCGGTTGCGCCATCGACAATCACGCGCCGTACCGTGAGTTGCTCACCCATGGTTTCACCGTGGACGAGAACGGCCGCAAGATGTCCAAGTCGCTGGGCAACGTCATCGCGCCGCAGAAAGTCAACGACACGCTGGGCGCCGACATCATGCGTCTGTGGGTTTCGGCGACCGATTATTCCGGTGAAATGGCCGTCTCGGACACCATCCTGCAGCGCAGCGCCGATGCGTACCGTCGCATCCGCAACACCGCGCGCTTCCTGCTCTCGAACTTGACCGGCTTCAACCCGGCCACTGACTTGCTGCCTGCTGAAGACATGCTGGCACTGGATCGCTGGGCCGTGGATCGTGCGTTGCTGCTGCAACGTGAGCTGGAAGAACACTACGGCGAGTACCGTTTCTGGAACGTCTACTCGAAGGTGCACAACTTCTGCGTGCAGGAGTTGGGCGGCTTCTACCTCGACATCATCAAGGATCGCCAGTACACCACTGGCGCCAACAGCAAGGCGCGTCGTTCCTGCCAGACCGCGCTGTTCCACATCTCCGAAGCGCTGGTTCGCTGGATCGCACCGATCCTGGCGTTTACCGCCGACGAGCTGTGGCAGTACCTGCCGGGCGACCGTAACGAGTCGGTCATGCTCAACACCTGGTATACCGAGCTGAGCGAACTGCCGGAAGGCTTCGAGCTGGACCGCGCCTACTGGGAGCGGATCATGGCGGTGAAGGTGGCGGTCAACAAGGAAATGGAGAACCTGCGCGCGGCCAAGGCCATCGGCGGCAACTTGCAGGCTGAAGTCACGCTGTACGCCGAAGACGCGTTGGTGGCGGATCTGTCCAAGCTGAGCAATGAGCTGCGTTTTGTGCTGATCACCTCAACGGCTAGCGTCGCGCCTTTCGTCAGCGCGCCTGCCGATGCTGTGGTCACCGAAGTTGCCGGCCTGAAACTCAAGGTCGTCAAATCCGACCACGCCAAGTGCGCGCGCTGCTGGCATCACCGCGAGGACGTCGGGGTCAATCCCGAGCATCCGGAAATCTGCGGTCGTTGCGTCGACAACATCAGCGGCGCAGGCGAGGTTCGTCACTATGCTTAA
- the ribF gene encoding bifunctional riboflavin kinase/FAD synthetase has product MQLVRGLHNLRPQHRGCVATIGNFDGVHRGHQAILARLRERAVELGLPSCVVIFEPQPREFFAPDTAPARLARLRDKLDLLAAEGVDLVLCLAFNQRFSKLSASEFVDTVLIDGLGVKHLEVGDDFRFGCDRIGDFDFLQKVGAEKGFTVEAAQTVEIDGVRVSSTKVRTALEAADFTLAEHLLGRPFEISGRVLHGQKLARQLGTPTANVQLKRRRVPLTGVYLVSAQIDGKVWPGVANIGVRPSVAGDGRPHLEIHLLDFTGDIYGRRLTVVFHQKLRNEQRFASLEALKTAIDADVAAARAHWHDQPLNFRA; this is encoded by the coding sequence ATGCAGCTGGTTCGAGGCCTTCACAATCTGCGCCCGCAGCACCGGGGCTGCGTCGCCACCATTGGCAATTTCGACGGTGTTCACCGGGGTCACCAGGCTATCCTGGCGAGACTGCGTGAGCGTGCTGTCGAACTGGGCTTGCCCAGTTGTGTGGTGATCTTCGAACCGCAACCGCGCGAGTTCTTTGCTCCCGACACGGCGCCGGCCCGCCTTGCCCGACTGCGCGACAAGCTTGATCTGCTTGCCGCCGAAGGTGTTGATCTGGTGTTGTGTCTGGCCTTCAATCAGCGTTTCAGCAAGCTGAGCGCTTCCGAATTCGTCGACACCGTGCTGATCGATGGTCTGGGCGTGAAGCACCTGGAGGTTGGCGACGACTTCCGTTTTGGTTGTGACCGGATCGGTGATTTTGATTTCCTGCAAAAGGTCGGCGCCGAAAAGGGCTTCACCGTCGAGGCGGCGCAGACCGTCGAAATCGATGGCGTCCGTGTCAGCAGCACCAAGGTGCGCACTGCGCTGGAAGCCGCAGACTTCACGCTGGCCGAGCATTTGCTGGGCCGCCCGTTCGAGATATCCGGCCGGGTGCTGCATGGCCAGAAACTGGCGCGTCAGCTGGGTACGCCCACGGCCAACGTGCAACTCAAACGTCGTCGCGTGCCATTGACCGGTGTCTACCTGGTCAGCGCGCAGATTGACGGCAAGGTATGGCCGGGCGTCGCCAACATTGGCGTGCGTCCCAGCGTGGCGGGCGATGGACGTCCCCACCTGGAGATTCACCTTCTGGACTTTACCGGCGATATCTATGGCCGGCGTTTGACGGTGGTATTCCACCAGAAGCTGCGTAATGAGCAGCGCTTTGCCTCCCTGGAGGCGCTCAAGACGGCGATCGATGCGGATGTCGCTGCCGCTCGTGCCCACTGGCACGACCAACCGCTAAACTTTAGAGCCTGA
- the murJ gene encoding murein biosynthesis integral membrane protein MurJ encodes MNLLKSLAAVSSITMLSRVLGFVRDTIIARAFGAGMATDAFFIAFKLPNLLRRIFAEGAFSQAFVPILAEYKSQQGEEATRTFVAYVTGLLTLALAIVTVLGVVFAPWVIWATAPGFADTPEKFQLTSDLLRVTFPYILLISLSSLAGAILNTWNRFSVPAFVPTLLNLAMIFFALFLTPYFHPPVMALGWAVLAGGLLQLLYQLPHLKKIGMLVLPRLNLRDTGVWRVMKQMLPAILGVSVSQISLIINTIFASFLVAGSVSWMYYADRLMELPSGVLGVALGTILLPILSKTYASRDRHEYSRILDWGLRLCFLLVLPCTLALGLLAEPLTVSLFQYGKFDGVDAAMTQRALVAYSVGLLGIIVIKVLAPGFYAQQNIRTPVKIAIFTLIVTQLFNLLFVYVIHLAHAGLALAISVGACLNALLLFWQLRKQDLFQPQPGWPVFLGKLIIAVAVMSAVLLGLMHVMPAWSDGEMLQRFLRLGALVLAGVVAYFGTLLVLGFRVRHFARKAIL; translated from the coding sequence ATGAATCTACTCAAATCGCTTGCCGCGGTCAGCTCTATTACGATGCTTTCGCGGGTGCTGGGCTTTGTCCGCGATACGATCATCGCGCGCGCATTTGGCGCCGGTATGGCCACTGACGCCTTCTTTATTGCTTTCAAGCTGCCCAACCTGCTGCGCCGAATTTTTGCCGAGGGCGCCTTCTCACAAGCATTCGTGCCGATCCTGGCGGAATACAAAAGCCAGCAGGGCGAAGAGGCAACCCGCACATTTGTCGCCTATGTCACCGGCCTGCTGACCCTCGCTCTGGCGATCGTCACCGTGCTGGGCGTTGTGTTCGCCCCTTGGGTCATATGGGCAACTGCGCCGGGCTTTGCCGACACACCGGAGAAATTCCAGCTGACCTCGGACCTGTTGCGGGTGACCTTTCCTTATATATTGCTCATCTCGCTGTCGTCGCTGGCCGGGGCGATCCTCAACACCTGGAATCGCTTCTCCGTTCCGGCGTTCGTGCCGACGCTGCTTAATCTGGCGATGATCTTCTTCGCCCTGTTCCTTACGCCGTATTTCCACCCGCCCGTGATGGCGCTGGGCTGGGCGGTGCTGGCAGGCGGGCTGCTGCAGCTTCTTTATCAACTGCCACACCTGAAAAAGATCGGCATGCTGGTACTGCCGCGCCTCAACCTGCGCGACACCGGCGTCTGGCGGGTGATGAAGCAGATGCTGCCGGCCATACTCGGGGTTTCCGTCAGTCAGATTTCGCTGATCATCAACACGATCTTTGCCTCGTTTCTTGTCGCCGGATCGGTGTCGTGGATGTACTACGCCGACCGCCTGATGGAGCTGCCTTCCGGTGTGCTCGGTGTAGCGTTGGGGACGATTCTTCTGCCGATTCTCTCGAAAACCTACGCCAGCCGGGATCGCCACGAATATTCGCGCATTCTCGACTGGGGCCTGCGCTTGTGTTTCCTGTTGGTGCTGCCGTGCACCCTGGCGCTCGGGCTGCTCGCCGAGCCGCTGACGGTTTCGCTGTTCCAGTATGGCAAGTTTGATGGCGTAGATGCCGCGATGACCCAGCGTGCGCTGGTCGCGTATTCGGTCGGGCTGCTGGGCATCATCGTGATCAAGGTGCTCGCGCCTGGCTTTTATGCTCAACAAAATATCCGTACGCCGGTGAAAATCGCGATCTTCACCCTCATAGTGACTCAACTGTTCAACCTGCTTTTCGTCTACGTCATCCATCTGGCGCACGCCGGTCTGGCGCTGGCGATCAGTGTGGGGGCGTGCCTCAACGCCTTGCTGTTGTTCTGGCAGTTGCGCAAGCAGGACCTGTTTCAGCCGCAGCCGGGGTGGCCGGTGTTTTTGGGCAAGCTGATTATCGCTGTGGCGGTGATGTCTGCCGTGCTGCTGGGCCTGATGCATGTGATGCCCGCCTGGTCAGACGGTGAGATGCTGCAGCGATTCCTGCGCCTTGGCGCGCTGGTGCTGGCGGGCGTCGTGGCGTATTTCGGCACCTTGCTGGTGCTGGGCTTCCGGGTCAGACATTTCGCTCGCAAGGCGATCCTGTAG
- the rpsT gene encoding 30S ribosomal protein S20, with the protein MANTPSAKKRAKQAEKRRSHNASMRSMVRTYIKNVVKAIDAKDAEKAQAAYVLAVPVIDRMADKGIIHKNKAARHKGRLNGHIKALNLAAAA; encoded by the coding sequence GTGGCCAACACACCTTCCGCCAAAAAACGTGCAAAACAGGCTGAGAAGCGTCGCAGCCACAACGCCAGCATGCGTTCCATGGTTCGTACCTACATCAAGAATGTAGTTAAAGCCATCGACGCTAAAGACGCTGAAAAAGCGCAAGCTGCTTATGTTCTGGCTGTGCCAGTTATCGACCGTATGGCCGATAAAGGCATCATCCACAAGAACAAAGCTGCTCGCCATAAAGGTCGCCTGAATGGCCACATCAAGGCTCTGAACCTTGCTGCTGCAGCCTAA
- a CDS encoding CreA family protein produces the protein MRVMKGLVGALLMLPVLASAEEIGQVSTVFKMVGPNDRIVVEAFDDPKVDGVTCYLSRAKTGGVKGGLGLAEDRAEASIACRQVGPIHFKEQLKDGDEVFKERTSLVFKTMQVVRFLDKKRNTLVYLVYSDKVIEGSPQNAVTAIPILPWTPAPAP, from the coding sequence ATGCGAGTCATGAAAGGGCTGGTAGGCGCGTTACTGATGTTGCCAGTGCTGGCGTCAGCTGAAGAGATCGGCCAGGTATCCACCGTGTTCAAGATGGTAGGTCCGAACGATCGAATCGTGGTCGAGGCATTCGACGACCCCAAAGTCGACGGCGTGACGTGCTATCTGTCCCGCGCGAAAACCGGTGGGGTGAAGGGTGGGCTGGGCCTGGCTGAAGACCGTGCCGAAGCGTCCATTGCTTGCCGGCAGGTCGGCCCCATTCACTTCAAGGAGCAATTGAAGGATGGCGACGAGGTGTTCAAGGAGCGGACGTCGCTGGTGTTCAAAACCATGCAGGTCGTGCGATTCCTCGACAAGAAGCGCAACACGCTGGTGTACCTCGTCTATAGCGACAAGGTGATCGAGGGCAGCCCGCAGAACGCCGTGACTGCGATTCCGATTCTGCCATGGACGCCTGCGCCGGCGCCTTGA